GCAGAACATTCGATTATGCACCAGTTTGCAAGAAAAAGACCGGATGCAAAGGATAAAAAAGAATTAAAAGCATTTGCTGAAAAAATTGCTCATAAGATAAAATCCGGTGATGAGAAAGAAATTTCCGTACCGGGAAACAAACCTTACCGTAAATATAATGGTGTTCCGTTAAAACCAAAAGCAGGGAAAGACTGTAAAGGCTGCGGCTTATGCGCACAGGTCTGTCCGGTGGGAGCAATACCGGCTGAGTCACCGAAAAAAACAGATAAAAGCAAATGTATTTCCTGTATGAGATGTATACAGGTTTGCCCGAAAAAAGCAAGAAAAGTGAATAAGCTGAAATTAAAAATTGCATCTATGAAGATGAAAAAAGCTTGTGAAGACAGAAAGAAAAACGAATTGTTTCTTTAAAGATTTGTAAAAATACAGCAGGATAAAGGAGAAGAGCCTTTTGTCCTGCTGTGTTTTTTTATTTCATAGGAGATTGCGCAACAGCGCAATCTTTTATAATATAGTTTCTAAAATGTGCAACAGTAAAGGAAGATTTGCTGAAAACAGACTTCCGCAAGTGGAAAACTTTGAAAAATGAATAGGAGTCTCTTTTTTATAGGCATAAAATGTACTTACATTGTTATCGATTTCAGGCGCTTCATCTGTGGGAGGATAAGACTCTATTGTAACGTTTATATTTGTAGGAGGTTCATCCTCAGAATGGTATTCAATATCTGGCTCTGTGGAATTATCAGACTCCTCCTCCATCAGTTCTTTTTCTAAATCTTCATAATAGGTAGACTCCGGTTTGTCGGCATTAAGTTCGTCAGGTGACATCAGAAAACCATTTTCATCGTATTCAGGACCAACGTAGTCTTCGGCTTGTACAATAAGACAGGAACTCATGCACAGAGATATTAACATCAGAAAACCTATCATTTTTCTTTTCTTCATAAAAACCTTCCCTCCGTTATTAAGACAGTAACATTCATGGTGACAAAAATTTTTTGTTTTATAAACTCATTATATCCTATATAGAGGGATATATCAAATTGTTTCGTCATTTCCAAATAGAAAAGTCAAAAAATAATCTTGCTAAAAGTAGTCTAATATGTTATTTTATTAAAGTATGTCAATAATTTAACGATAGAAATAATGGAGGAAGACAGAGTATGTGGAAAAAGAAGCAGAATAAATTCCCCGGCGGAATTCATCCCACAGATGGTTATGACAAGGCACTGACCATGGACCTGCCTGTCCATGAATATTGGCCTGAGACAGTTACGATTTTGTCAGAGCAATCCTTTGGCGGAAAATGTCAGCTGTTAGTCAAGCCAAAAGATAAAGTAGTAGCAGGACAGCAAATCGGAATTCCTGAGGCATTTATGGCAGCTCCTTTACATGCAAGTGTAAGCGGAGAGGTTCTCCGAGTAGAAGAAGTAAACAATCAGGGAAGAAATATTCTGGCGTGTATTATTAAAAGAGGGGATACCTCAAAACAGGATGCGCAGGAATATGAAAGCAAGCTGGTAGATATTGAGAATTTTACAAAAGAAGAAATTATTGCGGGAATTCGTGACGGCGGTCTTACAGGAATGGGCGGCGCAGGATTTCCAACACATAAGAAATACGAAACAGATAAAAAAATTGATGCGCTGCTGATTAATGCAGCAGAATGTGAGCCATTTTTAACATGTGATTATCGTTTGATGCTGGAATACAGCTATGCAGTAGCAAATGGTATTCGCCTTCTGTTAAAGGCTTCCGGCGCTCCAAAAGCGTATCTTTGCATGGAAGACAATAAACCGGAGGCGGCAAAAGTTCTTGGTAAAATTTTAGAAAATACAAAAGATATAGAAGTAAAGGTATTGCCGACACAGTATCCTCAAGGTGGAGAGCGTCAGCTCATTCAGGCTGTTCTGGGCAGAGAAGTGCCAATGGGAGGACTTCCGGCAGAGGCTGGCGCTATTGTTTCCAATGTAGGAACAGCCAAAGCGACAGCAGATATGCTCCTTGGAAAGACACCTCTTATCAGAAGGATTGTAACAGTAACAGGCTGTGTAAAAAATCCGGGGAACTATTTGGTTCCAATCGGAACTTCAGCAAAAGAACTGGTAGAGCTTTGCGGAGGAGTGACAGTAAAGAATAACAGAGTCATTGCAGGCGGACCGATGACAGGTCCTTGTGTAGCTTCTGATTGGAATGGAGAAAGTGAACTTTTCTATGTGACAAAGAACACTTCCGGAATTTTAGTTCTTCCGGACAGTCAGTATGAGGAACAGCCATGTATTCGCTGTGCAGGCTGTGAAAGTGTGTGTCCGGCGGGATTAGTTCCTTATCAGATTGAATTTGCATATTTAGAAGAAGATTATGATTTGTGTGAGAGCTTATACGCCAGTGAGTGTATTGCCTGTGGCTGCTGCTCTTATATCTGTCCTGCCAAGAGAGAACTGTCCGTAAGAACAAGAATGGCAAGAGATATGGTGAAACAGAGAATGAGAGAAAGGGCGGTGAAAAAATAATGAGTCAGACAAGAGTAATTAACGGACCGCATCTTCGTACTCCAAGAACAACCAGAAACGTTATGATGCACGTAACAATTTCCTTAATTCCGGCGCTTTTGGGAGCAATTTATTATTTCGGAATTCAGGCATTATATTTGTCAGGCCTTTCTGTTGCAGTATGTGTGCTGACAGAATATATATGGCAGAAAATTACAAAGAAACAGGTGACAGCAGGTGATTTCAGCGCCGTGGTTACAGGTCTTTTATTAGCCTTTAACATGCCGGTTACCGTTCCGGTGTGGGCACTTGTTGCAGCAGACGTATTCAGTATTTTAGTTGTAAAACAGATGTTTGGCGGAATTGGAAATAACTTTGTAAATCCTGCTCTTATGGGAAGACTTTTAGTTATGGTAGCATGGCCGGCAGCTGTTATGCAGTATGTAGTACCGAGAACTGTTTCCGTAGATGCTGTTTCAGCGGCAACCATTCTGGGAACAGCAAAAAGCGGTGCCGAAACAGGTTACAGCTATCTTCAGATGTTCTTGGGCGAGATGCCGGGAGCAATGGGAGAAACCAGCAAATTATTGCTTTTAATCGGTTTTGCTTATATGTGTTACAAAAAAATTGTAAATGCAGAAGCAGCAGTTACTTATATTGGAACAGTTACAATTTTAACTTTTATCTTCGGTCCGGATGGGCTGTTTACCGGTGATATTTTATTAAATCTTTTCGGAGGCGGTCTGATTATGGGCGGTTGTTATATGCTGACAGATTATGCCTTTGCATCCAGAAAAGGTAAGCTGATTTATGCGGCTGTGGCAGGTATTATTACTGCGGCAATTCGAATTTTCAGCGTTTATCCGGAAGGAATTTGTTTCGGTATTTTAACCGCAAACTGTATGGCAGGTATGTTGTCTGTACTTTACAAAAAGCATGTGTATGGAATGAAGAAAAAAGAAGCGTAGTGGAGGAAAAACATGAAGAATAAAAACGTAAGAGGGATTATTGCATTAGCAGTTGTTACAGCACTTTCTTTCGGAGTAATTATGGGCTCTAAGGCTCTTGCAAAAGATATGGGAACAGGTGCTTCTAATACAGCAGAAGAACAGGTAAAAGAAGAAATTGATACCAAAGGTGCAGAAGGTATTGAAAAAGCAGTTAAGACAGAGAATGGTTACATGGTAACTGCAAAGGTAAAAGGATATGGCGGAGATATTGTGATGAATGTATCCTTTGATGCAGAAAAGAAAAAAGTAACAAAAGTAGAAGTAACAGAACAAAAGGAAACAGAAGGTCTTGGAGCAAAAGTTGCAGACGCAGAATTCCTCAGTCAGTTTGAAGGTGTGGAAGCTCCTGTATTTTTACCGGGCATGAGCCTTGAAAAAGAAGAAAAAGTATCTGATGAAGAACTTTTAAAAGAATTAAAAGACGGAACTTATGAGGCAAAAGCAGATGCTCCGGACAATAACGGGTTTACAGATGTAGTAACAGTAACTGTAAAAGACGGAAAAATTGCAGAAGTAAACTGGGAAGCAGTAGGAGCAGATGGAAGTACAAAGAGTGTACTGTCTGAAAACGGAGAATATGTAATGACAGAAGACGGACTTACATGGAAGGAACAGGCAGAAGCTCTTGCAAAAGCAGTAGTAGAAAATCAGTCTTTAAGCTTTTTAAATTTAGATGAGCAGGGAAAAACAGATGCGGTTTCCGGTGTAAGTATTTCCATCGGTGGATTTACAGCTCTTGCAGAGAAATGTTTAAAAGAAGCAGCGGGAATTACTCAGACTTTAGAACTGAAAGACGGAACTTATGAAGCAAAAGCAGAAGCAGCAGATAATAACGGATTTATCGATCAGGTAACAATGACTGTTGCAGACGGAAAAATTACAGAAGTAAACTGGGAAGCGGTAGGAGAAGACGGAAACAAAAAGAGTGTACTGTCTGAAAACGGAGAATATGTAATGACAGAAGACGGACTTACATGGAAAGAACAGGCAGAGGCTCTGGCAAGCGCTCTTATTGAAAACCAGTCCTTAGACTTCCTTCAGGTAAACGAGCAGGGAAAAACAGATGCGGTTTCAGGCGTAAGTATTTCTGTGGGCGGATTTATCAGTCTTGCAGAAAAATGTATGAATGAAGCGGCAGGCGTTGAAGAAAAAGAAGAAGTACCTGCAAACGGAACACAGGTAGATGCTGTATCAGGAGCAACGATTTCTTCTACGGCAGTAGTAACAGGTATCAACACAGCATTTGAATTTTTACAGGCAGTAAAATAAGAAAACGGAGGATATAACATGAAATTAAGATATCCGGCAGAAGCCTTTGCTTTTGGGATTGTATTATTTTCAGCAGGAATGAAGGAAGCCTTTGCGGCAGGTATTCTTGTGATTTTGTCCGTAGTATTTGCTGAATTTCTGAAAAACCTTTTACAGGCTTTTGTACCTGACTGGAGTTTGAAACTCTGCGTATTTATTGGAACAGGGGCAGTAAGTGCATCTGCATTTTTGCTGGCATTTTCTTATCTGGGAACTTCAGTAAGCACAGGACTTTGGATTATGACTGTTCTTCTGGGACTTTTTGCAGCAAAGCATGTATTGGATGACAATGTAGAGGCAGAGTACGGAGAACTTTTCTGGGAATGTGCCATTGCATGGGGATTTTGGATACTTTTAAGCATTGCCAGAGAATTCTTTGGTTCAGGAATGATTTTCGGCAATATGATTTTAGAAACCGAAATGCAGTCTAAAGTATTTTTAGAAACAATTTTCGGATTTTTAACAGCCGGTATGGCGCTTGCCTTTACCAACGGAATTATCAAGAAAAAGATTACAAATACACACAGCTTGCTGTTAGTTATTCCATTGGCAATGTTTATCAGACCATTTGATATGGAAAGTTTTGGAGAAATCGTAGGTTTAGTATGGACCATTCTTGTTCCGATTATTTTATTCATCTCTGTAAAGAAAACATTGAAATTTGCAAGAACAGGAAAAGCATTTCGCGGATTACCGGTGGAAATGCTGGCAATGGGATTTATTTATATGATTTTAAGTATTTATTAAAGGAGGACTGTCGTCTTTGCAGTTGAAAAACTGCGGGACGGCAGTTTTCTATATTGATTGTCAAGCATGCAGATGTTAGAAATAAGTTAGAAAAAATACTGTATTATATAATTAGATTTTTAAGGAGGAAATTATGATGGTATCAAAATCTGAAAATATAGCAATGATGTCTGAAAGCGAGTATAAAAAAATGATACAGGACGAGAAAAATGTAGAGTATCTTGCAATGCTTGACACATCGATAGCAGAAGCTGAAAAGGGGGAAGTCGTGGTAAAGAGTATCGAAGAATTGGAAACATACGAATAAATGAATATTATGTCTACACCAGATACAAGAGACATTTGATTTAGAAATGAAATTATTCATCTTTGACACTGTAAAATCTGCATGTTATAATTTTTTTATAGAATTCCTCTGGGAAATGGAGGAAGAATATGCAGAAAAGATGTTTAAGTGATCTTACAATTAAGAATGATTTTATGTTTGGTGCAGTGATGATAAATCCTGAAAACTGTAAAGAGTTTTTGGAGAGAGCATTGGAAATAGAAATTGACCGTGTAGATGTTAGCAGGGAAAAAAGTATGGTCTATCATCCTGACTATAAAGGTATTCGTTTAGATGTCTATGCCAAAGATGAAAATAATACTTGTTATAATGTGGAGATGCAGATGACGAAAAAACCTGCACTCGGCAGACGCAGCAGATATTATCAAAGTCAAATGGATATGGATATTCTTTTATCAGGAAGAGAATATGCAGAATTACCCGATAGTTACGTGATTTTTATCTGTGATTTTGATCCTTTTGGTGAAAGAAAATATCGTTATACTTTTCAGATGCAGTGCAAAGAAAGCAATCAAACACCATTGGAAGATGGAAGAAGAATTGTATTTTTAAGTACTTGCGGAGAGAATGAGGATGAAATTTCCAAGGAACTGTTGGCTTTTTTGAAATTTGTAAAAGCAGATTTAAAAGAAAGTCGCGAGATGGAGGAACGCTTTATGACTTTAGAGGAAATGTTAAAAGATGAGCGAAAAGAAGGATTAAAAGAGGGAACAGTAAAAGCTCAGAAAAGAATTGTATCGAAAATGTTATCTAAGGGGCTAAGTGATGAGGAAATCATGGAGCTTTGCGATATTTCTTTGGAAGAATTAGAAAATCTCAAAAATCATAGATAAAAACAACAAATCAAAAATTCTAATATCAAATCTGTTTTGTATCTATTATTTATAAGTCATATCTATTAGTAACCTTTCAGACGAAGTTTAAAAAATCAGAGGAATTCTATGATTGAAAGAGAATTGGGAAATATTCTTTTTAGGAGGCGGAAGATGAAACTAAAAAATGTATTGATTGTTGTAAAGGACATAGAAAGATCAAAAAAGTTTTATAGAGATTTATTTGGACTTGAGGTTGTTCTGGACAGTGGGGAAAATGTAATCTTAACAGAAGGACTGGTTCTTCAAGAGGAAGGTCTTTGGAAAGAAACAATACACAGAGAGTTGTACTCGAAGCATAATAAAACAGAGCTTTATTTTACAGAAAGAGATATGGAATATTTTTTAGAAAAACTTCAATCTTATGAAGATGTTATAGAATATGTGACGCCTTTGACAAGAAATTCATGGGGAAGACAAGTTGTGCGATTTTATGATTTGGACGGTAATCTTATTGAGGTTGCCGGTGAAGGGTAAGGAGAAGTGATAGTGATGAAATTAGATACCATGCACCATATTGCAATTATCGGTAGTGACTATGAAAAGTCTAAAAAATTTTATGTGGATATTCTGGGGTTTGAAGTTATTCGGGAAAATTACAGGGAAGACCGGAAAGATTATAAAATTGACCTTCGTCAAGGAAATATAGAAATCGAGTTGTTTATTATTCCGGGATGTCCTAAGAGATTAAGTTATCCTGAGGCAAATGGTTTGCGCCATCTGGCATTTAAAGTAGAGTCGGTAGAAGAAATGGCAAAAGAGCTGGAAAAGTTGGGAGTAGAGGTAGAGCCAATTCGAATAGATGAATTTACAGGAG
The DNA window shown above is from Blautia hansenii DSM 20583 and carries:
- a CDS encoding EFR1 family ferrodoxin (N-terminal region resembles flavodoxins. C-terminal ferrodoxin region binds two 4Fe-4S clusters.), with translation MSVYAIYFSPTRSTEKIVKLLAKEFGTYGEIDLSKQNSGENVRAFKEEDICIFGVPSYGGRVPAPALERMKKMKGNKAKAVLVAVYGNRAYEDTLLELKEQVDLCGFHVTAAVSAVAEHSIMHQFARKRPDAKDKKELKAFAEKIAHKIKSGDEKEISVPGNKPYRKYNGVPLKPKAGKDCKGCGLCAQVCPVGAIPAESPKKTDKSKCISCMRCIQVCPKKARKVNKLKLKIASMKMKKACEDRKKNELFL
- a CDS encoding VOC family protein; amino-acid sequence: MKLKNVLIVVKDIERSKKFYRDLFGLEVVLDSGENVILTEGLVLQEEGLWKETIHRELYSKHNKTELYFTERDMEYFLEKLQSYEDVIEYVTPLTRNSWGRQVVRFYDLDGNLIEVAGEG
- a CDS encoding RnfABCDGE type electron transport complex subunit D — its product is MSQTRVINGPHLRTPRTTRNVMMHVTISLIPALLGAIYYFGIQALYLSGLSVAVCVLTEYIWQKITKKQVTAGDFSAVVTGLLLAFNMPVTVPVWALVAADVFSILVVKQMFGGIGNNFVNPALMGRLLVMVAWPAAVMQYVVPRTVSVDAVSAATILGTAKSGAETGYSYLQMFLGEMPGAMGETSKLLLLIGFAYMCYKKIVNAEAAVTYIGTVTILTFIFGPDGLFTGDILLNLFGGGLIMGGCYMLTDYAFASRKGKLIYAAVAGIITAAIRIFSVYPEGICFGILTANCMAGMLSVLYKKHVYGMKKKEA
- a CDS encoding FMN-binding protein, which encodes MKNKNVRGIIALAVVTALSFGVIMGSKALAKDMGTGASNTAEEQVKEEIDTKGAEGIEKAVKTENGYMVTAKVKGYGGDIVMNVSFDAEKKKVTKVEVTEQKETEGLGAKVADAEFLSQFEGVEAPVFLPGMSLEKEEKVSDEELLKELKDGTYEAKADAPDNNGFTDVVTVTVKDGKIAEVNWEAVGADGSTKSVLSENGEYVMTEDGLTWKEQAEALAKAVVENQSLSFLNLDEQGKTDAVSGVSISIGGFTALAEKCLKEAAGITQTLELKDGTYEAKAEAADNNGFIDQVTMTVADGKITEVNWEAVGEDGNKKSVLSENGEYVMTEDGLTWKEQAEALASALIENQSLDFLQVNEQGKTDAVSGVSISVGGFISLAEKCMNEAAGVEEKEEVPANGTQVDAVSGATISSTAVVTGINTAFEFLQAVK
- a CDS encoding Rpn family recombination-promoting nuclease/putative transposase, with the protein product MQKRCLSDLTIKNDFMFGAVMINPENCKEFLERALEIEIDRVDVSREKSMVYHPDYKGIRLDVYAKDENNTCYNVEMQMTKKPALGRRSRYYQSQMDMDILLSGREYAELPDSYVIFICDFDPFGERKYRYTFQMQCKESNQTPLEDGRRIVFLSTCGENEDEISKELLAFLKFVKADLKESREMEERFMTLEEMLKDERKEGLKEGTVKAQKRIVSKMLSKGLSDEEIMELCDISLEELENLKNHR
- a CDS encoding VOC family protein, with amino-acid sequence MKLDTMHHIAIIGSDYEKSKKFYVDILGFEVIRENYREDRKDYKIDLRQGNIEIELFIIPGCPKRLSYPEANGLRHLAFKVESVEEMAKELEKLGVEVEPIRIDEFTGEQMTFFFDPDGLPLELHG
- the rsxC gene encoding electron transport complex subunit RsxC, with translation MWKKKQNKFPGGIHPTDGYDKALTMDLPVHEYWPETVTILSEQSFGGKCQLLVKPKDKVVAGQQIGIPEAFMAAPLHASVSGEVLRVEEVNNQGRNILACIIKRGDTSKQDAQEYESKLVDIENFTKEEIIAGIRDGGLTGMGGAGFPTHKKYETDKKIDALLINAAECEPFLTCDYRLMLEYSYAVANGIRLLLKASGAPKAYLCMEDNKPEAAKVLGKILENTKDIEVKVLPTQYPQGGERQLIQAVLGREVPMGGLPAEAGAIVSNVGTAKATADMLLGKTPLIRRIVTVTGCVKNPGNYLVPIGTSAKELVELCGGVTVKNNRVIAGGPMTGPCVASDWNGESELFYVTKNTSGILVLPDSQYEEQPCIRCAGCESVCPAGLVPYQIEFAYLEEDYDLCESLYASECIACGCCSYICPAKRELSVRTRMARDMVKQRMRERAVKK